One segment of Thermosynechococcus sp. HN-54 DNA contains the following:
- a CDS encoding nitrate ABC transporter ATP-binding protein (This model describes the ATP binding subunits of ATP-binding cassette (ABC) transporters for nitrate transport, or for bicarbonate transport, in bacteria and archaea.) — protein sequence MGVFVAVDQVEKVFDLANGGQYLALKGIDLTIQKGEFISLIGHSGCGKSTLLNMIAGLDLPTSGVVTLEGQRVRQPGPDRMVVFQNYSLLPWLSVRDNIALAVDEVLDHLTPAERRQIVESHIDLVGLRPHAHKPPTMLSGGQKQRVAIARALAIQPKLLLLDEPFGALDALTRGNLQEQLMKICEAQQVTAVMVTHDVDEAVLLSDRIVMLTNGPGSKIGGILEVDIPRPRQRMAVVEHPSYYSLRSEIIYFLNQQKRVKQLQARRKPAIARHGLEKTNLEIGFVPLTACAPIAIAYEKGFFAHHGLEEVSLVRESSWRGIVDGIAAGYLDAAQMPAGMPVWFTCGGHEEQPLPVVSALTLSRNGNGITLKKEFAEQGIRTLNDFHRYLLQTRDRPHRLGMVHPSSMHNLLLRYWLAAGGIHPDHDVHLQTIPPAQMVADLRSGSIDGYCVGDPWNLRAAKEGVGFTIASDIDIWAGHPGKVLGVREDWGMAYPNTHIALVKALLDACRYCADPAHSEEIKQILSRKAYVATNPEYLELGVDQNGGPVHHLFFGDGVNRPSRTEHLWMMTQIARWGTIPFPRNWVEILERVCRVSVFSTAARELGLLDIKYRTGPIQLFDGTTFNADDPISYLNSLEIKHEVYMAEIPLNLPLPRAA from the coding sequence ATGGGCGTTTTTGTGGCTGTGGATCAGGTGGAGAAGGTCTTTGACCTCGCCAATGGGGGGCAGTATCTTGCCCTCAAAGGGATTGATCTGACGATTCAAAAGGGGGAGTTTATCTCGCTGATTGGTCACTCCGGCTGTGGCAAGTCCACGTTACTAAATATGATTGCCGGTTTAGACCTGCCCACCTCAGGGGTGGTGACGTTGGAGGGACAGCGGGTGCGCCAACCAGGCCCCGATCGCATGGTGGTGTTTCAAAACTATTCCCTACTGCCGTGGTTGTCGGTGCGGGACAATATTGCCCTTGCTGTAGATGAGGTTTTGGATCATCTCACCCCTGCTGAGCGGCGGCAAATTGTCGAGTCCCATATTGATTTGGTGGGGCTGCGTCCCCATGCTCACAAGCCACCGACAATGCTCTCTGGCGGCCAAAAGCAACGGGTGGCGATCGCCCGCGCCCTCGCGATCCAGCCGAAGCTACTGCTGTTGGATGAACCCTTTGGTGCCTTGGATGCCCTCACACGGGGCAATTTGCAAGAACAACTGATGAAGATCTGTGAAGCCCAGCAGGTGACGGCGGTGATGGTCACCCACGATGTGGACGAGGCGGTGCTGCTCTCGGATCGGATTGTCATGCTCACCAATGGTCCCGGCTCCAAAATTGGCGGCATTCTCGAGGTGGATATTCCCCGGCCGCGGCAGCGAATGGCCGTTGTCGAACACCCCAGTTACTACAGTCTGCGCAGTGAAATCATCTATTTCCTCAACCAGCAAAAACGGGTGAAACAGTTGCAGGCGCGGCGCAAACCGGCCATTGCCCGCCATGGTCTCGAAAAAACGAACTTGGAAATTGGCTTTGTGCCCTTGACCGCCTGCGCTCCCATTGCCATTGCCTACGAAAAGGGGTTCTTTGCCCACCATGGCCTTGAGGAAGTCTCGCTTGTGCGGGAGAGCAGTTGGCGGGGAATTGTGGATGGGATTGCCGCAGGCTACCTCGATGCCGCGCAAATGCCGGCGGGGATGCCGGTGTGGTTTACCTGTGGCGGTCATGAAGAGCAGCCGCTGCCTGTGGTCAGTGCCCTCACCCTCAGCCGCAATGGCAATGGCATCACCCTGAAAAAGGAATTTGCTGAGCAGGGGATTCGGACGCTCAATGACTTTCACCGCTACTTGCTGCAAACGCGCGATCGCCCCCACCGTTTGGGGATGGTGCATCCCTCCTCCATGCATAATCTCCTATTGCGCTACTGGCTAGCGGCAGGGGGTATTCACCCCGATCATGATGTCCACCTCCAGACGATTCCACCGGCACAAATGGTGGCGGATCTGCGCTCTGGCAGTATTGATGGCTATTGCGTCGGTGATCCTTGGAATCTGCGGGCGGCTAAAGAGGGGGTGGGCTTTACGATTGCCAGCGACATTGACATTTGGGCAGGACATCCGGGGAAAGTCCTAGGCGTGCGCGAAGATTGGGGGATGGCCTATCCCAATACCCACATTGCCTTGGTCAAAGCCCTACTGGATGCCTGTCGTTACTGTGCCGACCCTGCCCACAGTGAGGAGATTAAGCAAATCCTCAGCCGCAAGGCCTATGTGGCCACCAACCCTGAGTATTTAGAACTGGGGGTGGATCAAAATGGTGGGCCTGTGCATCATCTGTTCTTTGGCGACGGTGTGAATCGTCCTAGCCGCACTGAGCACCTGTGGATGATGACCCAGATTGCCCGTTGGGGCACGATTCCCTTCCCACGCAACTGGGTGGAAATTCTCGAGCGGGTGTGTCGAGTGAGTGTCTTTAGTACAGCGGCGCGGGAGTTGGGACTCTTGGATATTAAGTATCGCACTGGGCCGATCCAACTCTTTGATGGCACCACATTTAATGCCGATGACCCCATTAGCTATCTCAATAGCCTAGAGATCAAGCACGAGGTGTATATGGCAGAAATTCCCTTGAATTTGCCCCTGCCACGCGCCGCCTAA
- a CDS encoding nitrate ABC transporter ATP-binding protein (This model describes the ATP binding subunits of ATP-binding cassette (ABC) transporters for nitrate transport, or for bicarbonate transport, in bacteria and archaea.) has protein sequence MTTPVAVVSPESFLRLEQVSKVYPTQKGPFTVLTDITLDIQAGEFICVIGHSGCGKTTLLNMVSGFVRPTTGEVRLKGQPIKEPGPDRMVVFQNYALLPWLTAAENIYLAVDAVWPQKSRPQKMAIVREHLAMVGLAEAANKYPAQLSGGMKQRVAIARALAIRPEILILDEPFGALDAITKEELQEELLNIWQEHRCTVLMITHDIDEALFLADRLVMMTNGPAAKIGEIMTIPFPRPRDRERILEDPTYYQLRNDALDFLYRRYHLDEEAE, from the coding sequence ATGACTACCCCCGTTGCCGTAGTCTCCCCTGAATCCTTTTTGCGCCTAGAGCAGGTGAGCAAAGTCTATCCCACCCAGAAGGGGCCTTTTACCGTGCTGACGGATATTACTCTCGATATTCAAGCGGGGGAGTTTATCTGCGTCATTGGTCACTCTGGCTGTGGCAAAACCACCTTACTCAATATGGTCTCGGGCTTTGTGCGTCCCACCACCGGGGAAGTACGCCTCAAGGGACAACCTATCAAGGAGCCGGGGCCTGATCGCATGGTGGTATTTCAGAACTATGCCCTCTTGCCGTGGTTAACGGCCGCTGAAAATATCTATCTGGCAGTGGATGCTGTCTGGCCGCAGAAGTCTCGTCCGCAAAAGATGGCGATCGTCCGTGAGCACTTGGCAATGGTGGGCTTGGCGGAAGCGGCCAATAAATATCCGGCGCAGTTGTCAGGGGGGATGAAACAGCGGGTGGCGATCGCCCGTGCCCTTGCGATTCGACCCGAGATCCTCATTCTGGATGAACCCTTTGGTGCCCTCGATGCCATCACCAAGGAGGAACTGCAAGAGGAATTGCTCAACATTTGGCAGGAACACCGCTGCACCGTGCTGATGATTACCCACGACATTGATGAGGCGCTGTTTTTGGCCGATCGCTTGGTGATGATGACCAATGGCCCTGCTGCCAAAATTGGTGAAATCATGACCATTCCCTTCCCACGTCCGCGCGATCGCGAGCGCATCCTCGAAGATCCCACCTACTACCAACTGCGCAACGATGCCCTTGACTTTCTCTATCGTCGTTATCATCTCGACGAAGAGGCAGAGTAG
- the ntrB gene encoding nitrate ABC transporter permease, whose protein sequence is MAVASVRRNGNVNPLIKFLRQRGADFYLPIMGVIGFLVVWQILSSTKILSLPGPIQVFADERSRYLIFHPFYYNSPLDQGLARQTLISLTRVAQGYGLAAVVGITLGILVGTSKVLNKSLDPIFQFLRMVAPLAWVPISLAALRQNEPAAIFVIFITSIWPILINTAVGVREIPQDYKNVSRVLRLSKKTFFLKILLPSALPYIFTGLRIAIGLAWLAIIAAEIVMSGVAGIGFFIWDAYQQNYVTEIIVAVVYIGAIGLMLDRLVGFLQSKIAPANR, encoded by the coding sequence ATGGCTGTTGCATCTGTGCGCCGTAATGGCAATGTCAATCCGCTGATAAAGTTTCTGCGCCAGCGGGGTGCGGATTTTTACCTACCAATTATGGGCGTGATCGGATTTCTCGTGGTTTGGCAGATTCTGTCGTCAACAAAAATCCTGTCGCTCCCTGGCCCGATTCAGGTGTTTGCCGATGAGCGTAGTCGCTATCTGATCTTTCATCCCTTTTACTACAACAGCCCCCTTGATCAAGGGTTGGCACGGCAGACGCTGATTAGTTTGACTCGCGTTGCCCAAGGCTATGGGTTGGCTGCCGTTGTCGGAATTACCCTTGGCATTTTGGTGGGCACGAGTAAAGTGCTGAATAAGTCCCTCGACCCCATCTTTCAATTTCTGCGCATGGTAGCACCCTTGGCGTGGGTTCCCATCTCCCTTGCAGCTCTGCGCCAAAATGAACCCGCCGCCATCTTTGTGATCTTTATTACCTCCATCTGGCCAATTCTCATTAACACCGCTGTGGGGGTACGGGAAATTCCCCAAGACTACAAAAATGTGTCGCGGGTACTGCGGCTCTCGAAGAAGACCTTCTTTTTGAAAATTCTTCTCCCCTCGGCACTGCCCTACATTTTCACGGGCTTGCGGATTGCCATTGGCTTGGCATGGCTGGCGATTATTGCGGCGGAAATTGTGATGTCGGGGGTGGCGGGCATTGGCTTCTTTATCTGGGATGCCTACCAGCAAAACTACGTCACCGAAATTATTGTGGCAGTGGTCTATATCGGCGCCATTGGCCTGATGTTGGATCGCTTGGTGGGCTTTCTACAAAGCAAAATTGCACCGGCAAATCGCTAG
- a CDS encoding DUF4164 domain-containing protein — MTEPVTRSELSQVLDAIQGMQGNLQSMQAAIQAIDKKLDIHIATSNEKFQRLEDKIDTVEAKLEQRINAVEAKLEQRINAVEAKLEQQMNAVEAKLEQRINSIEVQLGQRIDTVESTLQDISKRQAGTDARLWGFLVTLLVATVGLLTKVLFFDLPRP, encoded by the coding sequence ATGACTGAACCCGTTACCCGTTCCGAATTGAGCCAAGTCTTGGATGCTATCCAAGGAATGCAAGGGAATTTGCAGTCAATGCAGGCTGCCATTCAAGCTATAGACAAAAAGCTGGATATTCACATCGCCACTAGTAACGAGAAATTCCAAAGGCTTGAGGACAAAATTGATACCGTCGAGGCCAAACTTGAACAGCGTATCAACGCCGTTGAAGCCAAACTTGAGCAGCGCATCAATGCTGTCGAAGCCAAGCTGGAACAACAGATGAATGCTGTGGAGGCCAAACTTGAGCAGCGTATCAATTCCATAGAGGTACAGTTAGGGCAGCGGATTGATACGGTAGAGTCCACATTGCAGGACATTTCTAAGCGACAAGCGGGCACGGATGCACGGCTATGGGGATTCCTAGTGACTCTGTTGGTGGCCACGGTTGGATTACTGACAAAAGTGCTGTTTTTTGATTTGCCTCGCCCCTAG
- a CDS encoding ABC transporter ATP-binding protein, translating into MSSQARILEIESLSVHYGGICALREVSLAIEAGECITLVGANGAGKTTLLRAISKLVPSKGIIRFAGQSIAGRSPHELVQLGIAHCPEGRQVLARQTVRDNLLLGAYCRRDEAEIYKDLEEQLTRFPRLRERQHQLAGTLSGGEQQMLAIARALMSRPRLLLLDEPSLGLAPNLVREIFAILAELREQGMTMLLVEQNAHLALQLADRGYVLEAGQVTLSGSAADLLHDPRVQQAYLG; encoded by the coding sequence ATGAGTTCTCAAGCGCGCATTTTGGAAATTGAGTCCCTGAGTGTCCACTACGGTGGCATTTGTGCTCTGCGCGAGGTGAGTCTGGCCATTGAAGCCGGGGAGTGCATTACCCTTGTGGGTGCCAATGGTGCTGGCAAAACTACCCTCCTGCGAGCCATCTCTAAACTGGTTCCCAGTAAAGGCATTATTCGCTTCGCCGGCCAATCCATTGCAGGGCGATCGCCCCATGAATTAGTGCAGTTGGGCATTGCCCACTGTCCAGAGGGGCGTCAGGTACTCGCTCGCCAAACTGTGCGGGATAATCTCCTCCTTGGTGCCTACTGCCGTCGAGATGAGGCCGAAATTTACAAAGACCTAGAAGAACAACTCACGCGCTTTCCCAGACTACGGGAGCGGCAACACCAACTCGCAGGCACCCTGAGTGGCGGTGAACAGCAAATGCTGGCGATCGCCCGTGCCCTGATGAGTCGTCCTCGCTTACTGCTCCTTGATGAACCCAGTTTAGGCTTAGCACCCAATTTAGTGCGGGAAATTTTTGCCATCTTGGCTGAACTGCGGGAACAGGGGATGACAATGTTACTGGTCGAGCAAAACGCTCACCTAGCCTTGCAATTGGCCGATCGCGGTTATGTCCTTGAAGCGGGTCAAGTGACCCTCAGCGGTAGTGCAGCAGATCTCCTGCATGATCCACGGGTTCAGCAAGCCTACCTCGGTTAA